A genomic stretch from Chitinophaga agri includes:
- a CDS encoding acyl-CoA carboxylase subunit beta yields MDKFHELQNKIATAIVGGGEARIASQHKKGKLTARERLQLLLDEGSFEEFDMFVHNRNRGMTTDQEQFPGDGVVTGYGTVNGRLVYVFSQDFTVYGGSLSEPHARKICKIMDLAMQNGAPVIGLNDSGGARIQEGVVSLGGYADIFYRNTRASGVIPQISAVMGPCAGGAVYSPAITDFILMVEETSYMFVTGPNVVKTVTHEEVTSEELGGAHTHAVKSGVTHFACSNEVECIRNIRQLLSYMPQNCEEDAPVYPYEGKDEVRPVLNTIIPDSSNQPYDMKEVISELTDTDSFLEVHKDFAENIIVGFARIAGRSIGIVANQPAHLAGVLDIHASVKGARFTRFCDAFNIPLLVLVDVPGFLPGTDQEWNGIITNGAKLLFALSEATVPKITVTTRKAYGGAYCVMNSKHIGADLNFAFPQAEIAVMGPKGAVEIIYKKEIDAAPDPEARMNELVAEYTERFANPYLAAEKGYIDEVIIPDQTRIKLIKGYAMLENKVVTLPRKKHGNIPL; encoded by the coding sequence ATGGACAAATTCCACGAACTCCAGAACAAGATCGCTACAGCCATCGTTGGTGGCGGCGAAGCCCGTATTGCATCTCAGCACAAAAAAGGCAAACTGACCGCAAGGGAAAGACTACAACTTCTACTCGACGAAGGCTCCTTTGAAGAATTTGATATGTTTGTGCATAACCGTAACCGTGGGATGACCACCGACCAGGAACAGTTTCCCGGAGATGGGGTGGTCACCGGGTATGGTACGGTGAATGGCAGACTTGTATATGTTTTCTCACAGGACTTTACCGTCTATGGCGGTAGCCTCTCTGAACCGCATGCACGTAAGATCTGTAAGATCATGGACCTCGCCATGCAGAACGGTGCGCCGGTCATCGGACTCAATGACAGCGGTGGCGCCCGTATCCAGGAAGGAGTGGTTAGCCTGGGTGGTTATGCAGATATTTTCTATCGCAATACCCGGGCCTCCGGCGTCATCCCACAGATCTCTGCCGTAATGGGCCCCTGTGCGGGCGGGGCGGTATACTCCCCTGCTATCACAGACTTCATATTGATGGTCGAAGAGACATCCTATATGTTCGTGACCGGTCCTAACGTGGTGAAGACCGTAACACACGAAGAAGTGACTTCCGAAGAACTGGGCGGGGCACATACCCATGCGGTAAAAAGCGGGGTGACACACTTCGCCTGCAGCAATGAAGTGGAGTGTATCCGTAATATCCGGCAGTTGCTGAGCTATATGCCACAGAACTGTGAAGAGGATGCCCCTGTTTATCCTTACGAGGGTAAAGATGAAGTGCGGCCGGTGCTGAATACGATCATTCCTGACAGCTCCAATCAGCCGTATGACATGAAAGAAGTGATCAGTGAACTGACAGATACAGACAGCTTCCTGGAAGTACATAAAGATTTTGCAGAGAATATCATCGTAGGTTTTGCCCGTATTGCAGGCAGGAGTATTGGTATAGTTGCCAATCAGCCTGCCCATCTTGCCGGCGTACTCGACATCCATGCATCTGTGAAGGGCGCCCGCTTTACCCGCTTCTGCGATGCCTTTAATATACCATTGCTGGTACTGGTAGATGTACCCGGCTTCCTGCCAGGCACTGACCAGGAATGGAACGGCATTATCACCAATGGCGCCAAGCTCCTGTTTGCATTAAGTGAGGCAACAGTACCCAAGATCACCGTTACCACCCGTAAAGCCTATGGCGGGGCCTATTGTGTGATGAACTCCAAACATATCGGCGCCGATCTCAACTTCGCTTTTCCTCAGGCAGAAATAGCCGTAATGGGGCCTAAAGGAGCCGTAGAGATCATCTACAAGAAAGAGATTGACGCAGCACCAGATCCGGAAGCCCGTATGAACGAACTGGTAGCCGAGTACACGGAACGCTTTGCCAACCCTTATCTGGCTGCAGAAAAAGGGTATATAGATGAAGTGATCATCCCCGATCAGACACGTATTAAACTTATTAAGGGTTATGCAATGCTGGAAAATAAGGTAGTGACCCTGCCCAGGAAAAAGCACGGCAACATTCCTTTGTAA
- a CDS encoding sensor histidine kinase — protein MDSTNRSGDSELVTNASNVIAIAAHEFKTPLATITSVVDLLSLKLQKDQHMNAFYEKQLSRITSEIFSLNSMVDEMLTVNNILSGNITSHKEMTDLADLLLPLKEQYRNLPDESRELLLTITGTPRKLCISSVQVERILSNLISNAFKYSRKASPAVHLDYQDNAAVITITDDGIGIPAEDLPHLFQPYFRGSNTNGIPGTGLGLSIVKTFAKANDGEISVSSHPDKGTVFTLAFRYPDTCQ, from the coding sequence ATGGACTCCACTAACCGCTCCGGGGACAGTGAACTTGTCACCAATGCCAGTAATGTCATCGCTATCGCTGCACACGAGTTTAAGACGCCACTGGCCACCATTACGTCTGTCGTCGATCTGCTTTCACTGAAGCTGCAGAAAGACCAGCACATGAATGCATTCTACGAGAAACAACTCTCCAGGATCACTTCCGAAATCTTTTCGTTGAATAGCATGGTCGATGAGATGCTGACAGTCAATAATATACTCTCAGGAAACATCACCAGCCATAAGGAGATGACCGACCTCGCCGACCTGCTGCTTCCCTTAAAAGAGCAGTATCGCAACCTGCCGGACGAGTCGCGGGAACTCCTGCTCACCATCACCGGCACGCCCCGTAAACTGTGTATCAGCAGCGTGCAGGTAGAACGCATCCTCTCTAACCTGATCAGCAATGCCTTCAAGTATTCCAGAAAGGCGTCTCCGGCCGTTCACCTGGACTACCAGGACAATGCGGCTGTTATCACCATTACGGATGATGGCATCGGTATACCGGCAGAAGACCTTCCACACCTTTTCCAGCCTTATTTCCGGGGTAGTAATACGAATGGCATTCCGGGTACCGGACTGGGATTAAGCATCGTGAAAACATTCGCAAAAGCCAACGATGGAGAGATCTCCGTGAGCAGCCACCCGGATAAGGGCACGGTTTTTACACTTGCCTTCAGGTATCCTGATACCTGTCAGTAA
- a CDS encoding UbiA prenyltransferase family protein, which produces MRGLFNFILFSSIYVGCIAIVMIWQTNALLHIEQINYTYYAFVFCATMCSYNFHWYLTPADYSTSERILWGARHKTLQLSLVAISGIGALYGFWLLREHWLPMGGAAVLTFLYSAPKLPQRIFVWLRKIAVGKTIFLTSVWIYVTTVLPLLIEQQPYSHNVLWFALHRFFLVYALCILFDYRDLESDKKEGIRSLITWLSTRNLKKLYIASLAFSAIFALALYPIDNWLLTGILLAPVVITALITRYALKDRSDHFYYFVVDGMVMLSSLLHFILTIPGLL; this is translated from the coding sequence ATGCGTGGTTTGTTCAATTTTATCCTTTTTTCTTCCATCTATGTGGGTTGTATTGCCATAGTGATGATATGGCAGACAAATGCACTTTTACATATTGAGCAGATCAATTACACCTACTACGCTTTCGTGTTCTGCGCAACCATGTGCAGCTATAACTTTCACTGGTATCTCACTCCGGCAGACTATTCTACATCTGAACGCATCCTATGGGGAGCAAGGCACAAGACGCTGCAGTTATCACTGGTAGCCATCAGTGGTATCGGGGCATTGTATGGCTTCTGGCTGCTGAGGGAACACTGGTTGCCTATGGGAGGCGCAGCCGTGCTGACCTTTCTCTATTCTGCACCTAAACTGCCACAGCGGATATTTGTATGGCTGCGGAAGATCGCTGTTGGAAAGACTATTTTTCTGACAAGCGTATGGATCTATGTAACTACCGTATTGCCGCTGTTGATAGAACAACAGCCTTATTCGCACAATGTGCTGTGGTTTGCCCTGCACCGCTTCTTCCTCGTATATGCCCTGTGTATCCTTTTTGATTACAGGGACCTCGAGTCTGACAAAAAGGAAGGTATCCGGTCACTGATCACCTGGCTGAGTACGCGTAATCTCAAAAAATTATATATTGCTTCCCTGGCATTCTCCGCCATCTTTGCATTAGCACTCTATCCTATCGATAACTGGCTGCTGACAGGGATACTCCTGGCACCAGTGGTGATTACCGCACTGATTACACGATATGCGCTGAAAGACCGCTCTGATCATTTCTATTACTTTGTTGTAGACGGGATGGTGATGCTCTCTTCGCTGCTTCATTTCATTCTGACAATACCTGGCTTGCTGTAA
- a CDS encoding T9SS type B sorting domain-containing protein, which produces MILTNQAGHTRLMGKPCCYLTYPAIRICVLCTILLLSCLLNVASAQHLTLRNSSLEGKPGIKVAPTGWRVAANTPDVLPGVMGVFKIANAGNTFVGLQAGPVYREGIEQELTEPLTADRTYSMSFDLAFNEMYGHKHCYGNLAIFGGGAPGDTAERLWTSGSFTDTTWHRWNAIFTPKQTHKYISFYAYPAENCPISGYGVLVFMDNLSTIRQILRTQLTATTSCKNTSTGTVQVKVSGGAEPYTYLWTPGNYTTPEVSGLPAGQYNVTVTAANGVTSKGAITVAASDLAADTNVTISRCAGDNENEIALNITGGLPPYELTMNGVLTETTTFKNVRPGNYVFVLRDQQVCADTFNVMIKEPAPLFIQQVTPENCSCIEVNDGSIKWDVAGGTRPYQYRVNGDTWQPDSIQRNLKAGSYHYEVADANGCIDGGHTVISSPHQNCFVMMPSAFSPNGDGNNDLFRPRVYDAITHYKLTVYNRWGSLVFQTNDPKIGWDGYCRGVPQTPQAFIYVCTFVTSKGDQREYTGSLVLVK; this is translated from the coding sequence ATGATTTTAACTAACCAAGCCGGCCACACCCGGCTAATGGGAAAACCATGTTGTTATCTCACGTATCCCGCTATCCGGATATGTGTACTATGTACGATCCTGTTGTTGAGCTGTCTGTTGAATGTAGCATCTGCACAGCATCTTACTTTGCGAAATTCCTCTCTGGAGGGAAAACCCGGTATCAAAGTAGCACCCACAGGCTGGCGTGTTGCGGCCAATACACCAGATGTACTACCGGGCGTAATGGGCGTGTTTAAAATAGCCAATGCAGGGAACACTTTTGTGGGCCTGCAGGCCGGACCTGTATACCGTGAAGGTATCGAACAGGAACTGACTGAACCATTGACAGCAGACAGGACATACAGCATGTCCTTCGATCTTGCTTTCAATGAAATGTACGGCCACAAACACTGCTATGGCAACCTGGCTATCTTCGGTGGCGGCGCTCCCGGCGATACCGCCGAACGACTATGGACATCCGGTAGTTTTACTGACACGACCTGGCACCGGTGGAATGCCATATTCACCCCTAAACAAACACATAAATACATTTCATTTTATGCCTACCCGGCCGAGAACTGCCCTATCAGCGGTTACGGCGTACTGGTGTTTATGGACAACCTGTCTACTATCAGACAGATCCTGCGTACGCAGCTGACAGCTACTACTTCCTGTAAGAACACGAGTACCGGTACCGTGCAGGTAAAAGTAAGCGGAGGTGCGGAGCCTTATACGTACCTGTGGACGCCGGGCAACTATACAACACCTGAAGTATCCGGCCTGCCTGCGGGTCAGTATAACGTGACTGTTACGGCTGCGAATGGTGTCACCTCCAAAGGTGCGATCACGGTTGCTGCATCTGACCTGGCAGCCGATACAAATGTGACGATATCCAGGTGTGCCGGTGATAACGAAAATGAAATTGCACTTAACATCACCGGCGGTTTACCACCCTATGAGCTGACGATGAACGGTGTACTAACGGAAACGACTACATTTAAAAATGTACGGCCGGGAAATTATGTGTTCGTGTTGAGAGATCAGCAGGTATGTGCGGATACTTTCAACGTGATGATCAAAGAACCTGCGCCTCTTTTTATACAACAGGTGACTCCGGAAAACTGTAGCTGTATTGAAGTCAATGACGGCAGCATTAAATGGGATGTAGCAGGAGGCACCCGTCCGTATCAGTACCGCGTGAATGGAGATACCTGGCAGCCCGATAGTATACAACGTAATCTGAAAGCAGGTAGTTACCACTATGAAGTAGCAGATGCGAATGGTTGTATAGATGGCGGACATACCGTTATCTCGTCTCCTCATCAGAACTGCTTCGTGATGATGCCTTCTGCATTTAGCCCTAACGGTGATGGAAATAATGATCTGTTCCGTCCCAGGGTATACGATGCGATCACTCACTACAAACTAACCGTCTATAACCGGTGGGGTAGCCTTGTTTTTCAGACCAACGACCCCAAGATAGGGTGGGACGGATATTGCCGTGGTGTACCGCAAACCCCGCAGGCGTTTATCTATGTCTGTACTTTTGTTACCAGTAAGGGTGACCAGCGGGAATATACCGGCTCACTGGTGCTGGTAAAGTGA
- a CDS encoding M42 family metallopeptidase, whose protein sequence is MAKKQKSILSKEALTFLRNYLNNPSPTGFEKEGQKMWLNYLQPYIDEHFVDAYGSAVGVINPKAPFKVVIEAHADEISWFVNYISPEGLIYVIRNGGSDQQIAPSKRVNIHTEKGIVKAVFGWPAIHTRLRSTEGKDPQPKVENIFLDCGARNRKEVEDLGIHVGCVVTFEDGFEELNYDYFICRALDNRIGGFMIAEVARMLKEKKQSLPFGLYIVNAVQEEVGLRGAEMIAKRIKADVAIITDVTHDTTTPMINKNIEGEIRCGSGPSITYGPAVHNILRDLIIRTAEKNDIPFQRHAVSRSTGTDTDAFAYSNDGTPSALISIPLRYMHTTVEMIKRDDIENTIQLIYQTLLNITPKTNFKYL, encoded by the coding sequence ATGGCCAAAAAGCAAAAATCCATACTCAGTAAAGAGGCGCTAACGTTCCTCCGGAATTACCTCAACAATCCATCTCCAACCGGATTTGAGAAAGAAGGACAGAAAATGTGGCTGAACTATCTGCAGCCATATATTGATGAGCATTTTGTGGACGCGTACGGGTCGGCAGTCGGTGTCATCAATCCGAAGGCGCCGTTTAAAGTGGTGATTGAAGCGCATGCTGATGAGATCTCCTGGTTTGTGAATTACATTTCACCTGAAGGTCTGATATATGTTATCCGTAATGGTGGTTCCGATCAGCAGATCGCTCCATCCAAACGCGTAAATATCCATACAGAAAAAGGCATCGTAAAAGCTGTGTTTGGCTGGCCTGCTATTCACACCCGCTTACGCAGTACGGAGGGAAAAGATCCGCAGCCGAAGGTAGAGAACATCTTCCTGGATTGCGGCGCCCGTAACCGGAAAGAAGTGGAAGACCTGGGTATCCATGTAGGTTGCGTGGTAACGTTTGAAGATGGCTTTGAAGAGCTGAACTACGACTACTTTATCTGTCGTGCACTGGATAACCGTATCGGTGGTTTCATGATTGCCGAAGTAGCACGTATGCTGAAAGAGAAGAAACAATCCCTGCCTTTCGGATTGTACATCGTAAACGCGGTACAGGAAGAAGTAGGGCTACGTGGTGCAGAGATGATCGCTAAACGTATCAAAGCCGATGTAGCGATCATTACGGACGTAACGCACGATACCACTACACCAATGATCAACAAGAATATTGAAGGTGAGATCCGTTGCGGATCAGGTCCAAGCATCACATATGGTCCGGCGGTACACAACATCCTGCGCGATCTGATCATCAGGACAGCAGAGAAGAACGATATTCCGTTCCAGCGTCATGCTGTAAGCCGCAGCACAGGTACCGATACGGATGCTTTTGCTTATTCTAATGATGGCACACCATCAGCACTGATCAGCATTCCACTACGTTATATGCATACGACGGTAGAGATGATCAAACGTGATGACATTGAGAACACTATTCAGCTGATCTATCAGACGCTGCTGAACATTACGCCGAAAACGAATTTTAAATACCTGTGA
- a CDS encoding polysaccharide biosynthesis/export family protein, which yields MILKKDYLRYIFVVPVLICCFFFTSCVNTRKSVYFNNLPDTVIAPVKGNFEPVVHKNDVLQIVVSSMNPEDAIVFNTPSVTNTSIAGSGNQATGYLVSQDGYIEYPVLGKVKAEGLTKEQLTTYIRDELNNRKLMKDPVVTIRFLNYRVTVIGEVAHPSVVTVNSEKITILEALGLAGDITVYGKRENIMLIREVNGEKTIKRLNLNSSEVLSSPYYYLQSNDVVYVEPNKSKVAVATGSRTTIPIIISTLSLIVLAIDRLGN from the coding sequence ATGATTCTAAAGAAGGATTATTTACGTTATATCTTTGTTGTTCCGGTCCTTATCTGCTGTTTCTTTTTTACATCATGTGTCAATACACGGAAGTCAGTTTATTTTAACAATCTTCCTGATACTGTTATTGCTCCCGTAAAAGGAAATTTTGAGCCGGTAGTCCACAAAAATGACGTATTGCAAATTGTTGTTAGTAGTATGAACCCCGAGGATGCTATTGTATTTAACACCCCAAGTGTTACAAACACTTCAATCGCAGGTAGTGGCAATCAGGCAACGGGTTATCTGGTAAGTCAGGACGGATATATTGAATATCCGGTGCTTGGAAAAGTCAAAGCAGAAGGATTGACTAAAGAGCAGTTGACAACTTATATACGCGATGAATTAAATAACCGCAAACTCATGAAGGATCCGGTAGTTACCATCCGGTTCCTCAACTACAGGGTCACCGTGATCGGTGAAGTCGCACACCCTTCGGTAGTCACAGTGAATAGTGAAAAGATCACCATTCTCGAAGCATTAGGACTGGCCGGTGATATTACCGTCTATGGTAAAAGAGAGAACATTATGCTGATCAGGGAAGTCAATGGTGAAAAGACTATCAAAAGACTAAATCTGAATAGTTCAGAAGTGTTGTCATCTCCTTATTATTATTTGCAGTCTAACGACGTAGTATATGTCGAACCAAATAAATCAAAAGTAGCTGTAGCAACTGGCAGCAGGACAACTATTCCGATCATCATCAGCACGTTGTCTTTAATTGTACTTGCGATTGACAGATTAGGCAACTAA
- a CDS encoding response regulator has protein sequence MINIGIIEDNYFQLNNYKEFLEDFQECKVVFACKSMEEFRALPFKETEVNVILLDISLPGESGIQGMQELKRIYPEAKLIVLSGHDGKHYVIESIRQGASGYIIKTSRLMEIYHSIMDAVSEGGTLSPKAAHLLINYIAKDPLEDIKHKLTKREYELLTLLKEGYSYKEMAEKLFVTVFTVNQHLKKIYQKLNVATKSELISKIWSNSLYSFFLITNSWIFFRMLSFENVIPFI, from the coding sequence ATGATCAATATTGGAATTATAGAAGATAATTATTTCCAGTTGAACAATTACAAGGAGTTTTTAGAAGATTTTCAGGAGTGTAAGGTGGTATTTGCTTGTAAGTCGATGGAGGAGTTCAGAGCCCTTCCATTTAAGGAGACAGAGGTGAATGTAATACTACTGGATATTTCATTGCCAGGGGAATCAGGCATACAGGGTATGCAGGAACTGAAGCGTATTTACCCCGAGGCAAAACTCATCGTCTTGTCAGGTCACGATGGGAAACATTACGTAATTGAGTCGATCCGTCAGGGTGCGAGTGGTTATATAATTAAGACCAGCCGCTTAATGGAGATCTACCATTCAATTATGGATGCCGTAAGTGAGGGAGGTACACTGTCTCCCAAAGCTGCTCATTTGCTGATCAACTATATCGCCAAGGACCCCCTGGAGGATATAAAACATAAGCTTACAAAAAGGGAATATGAGCTTCTTACGTTACTAAAAGAAGGTTACTCATATAAGGAGATGGCAGAGAAGCTTTTTGTGACAGTCTTCACCGTGAACCAACACCTGAAGAAAATTTATCAAAAACTTAATGTTGCCACCAAATCAGAACTAATTTCAAAAATCTGGTCAAATAGTTTGTATTCTTTCTTTTTAATTACGAATTCTTGGATTTTTTTTCGAATGCTTTCATTTGAGAATGTGATCCCTTTCATATAA
- a CDS encoding response regulator, with protein sequence MNTSILLIEDRAGLLDTLKSLLELHDYTVYTASNGEEGLSMAIRHLPDLVISDIYMPVLNGYELLDKFREHTDLCHIPVLIASAKNQEAEIDAIMQKGAAGYLSKPFVFAHLHEEIKRALAGKG encoded by the coding sequence ATGAACACCAGTATTCTTTTGATTGAAGACAGAGCCGGACTTCTGGACACGCTTAAAAGTCTGCTCGAACTACACGACTATACCGTTTACACTGCCAGCAACGGAGAAGAAGGTCTTTCCATGGCCATCAGACACCTCCCCGACCTGGTTATCAGTGACATATATATGCCCGTATTGAACGGATATGAACTGCTGGACAAATTCCGGGAACATACTGACCTTTGTCATATCCCGGTGCTGATCGCCAGCGCCAAAAACCAGGAAGCTGAAATAGATGCAATTATGCAGAAAGGCGCCGCAGGATATCTTTCAAAGCCATTCGTATTTGCACATCTCCATGAAGAAATAAAGCGGGCGTTAGCCGGGAAAGGGTAA
- a CDS encoding acyl transferase, with product MSGINTAALFTLQEQDTEAAALELFHYQYRENDIYRAYTNALRRKPSDIRSLLDIPFLPIQFFKTHTVTCGAFEPELIFESSGTTQTINSRHLVKEAAIYEQSFLAGFERFYGPVSDYVVVGLLPSYLERKHSSLVYMVQDMVKRSGHAASGFYLYEHDKLAAHLRELEASGQKTLLIGVTFGLLDFAENYQLELNHTIVMETGGMKGRREEWTRQQVHAYLKERLGCKHIHAEYGMTELLSQAYSYGDGIFTTPPWMKLLVRDESDPFELSAANASGVINVVDLANVHSCAFIATEDIGKIRPDGSFEVLGRLDNSALRGCSLMVS from the coding sequence ATGAGTGGCATTAATACGGCAGCACTATTTACATTGCAGGAGCAGGACACCGAAGCGGCGGCCCTGGAACTGTTTCATTACCAGTACAGGGAGAACGACATTTACCGGGCCTATACTAACGCCCTGCGCCGGAAGCCCTCGGACATCCGCTCACTACTGGATATTCCCTTCCTTCCTATACAATTCTTTAAAACACATACAGTTACCTGCGGTGCCTTCGAGCCGGAACTGATCTTCGAAAGCAGCGGTACCACTCAGACCATCAACAGCCGCCACCTGGTAAAGGAAGCTGCTATATATGAGCAAAGCTTTCTGGCCGGTTTTGAGCGTTTTTACGGTCCGGTATCCGACTATGTCGTGGTCGGACTGCTCCCGTCCTACCTGGAAAGAAAACATTCCTCCCTCGTTTATATGGTGCAGGACATGGTGAAAAGAAGCGGCCATGCTGCCAGCGGTTTTTACCTGTATGAGCATGATAAACTGGCGGCCCACCTCCGGGAACTCGAAGCCAGCGGACAAAAAACACTGTTAATTGGTGTGACGTTCGGATTACTGGATTTTGCCGAGAACTATCAGCTGGAACTGAACCATACGATCGTAATGGAAACCGGGGGCATGAAAGGCCGCCGGGAAGAATGGACCCGTCAGCAGGTACACGCCTACCTGAAAGAAAGACTGGGCTGTAAGCACATCCATGCGGAATACGGAATGACGGAACTGCTGTCGCAGGCCTATTCCTATGGTGATGGTATCTTCACCACACCACCGTGGATGAAGTTGCTCGTCCGCGATGAAAGTGATCCGTTTGAGCTGTCTGCTGCTAACGCATCCGGTGTGATCAATGTGGTTGACCTGGCGAATGTTCATTCCTGCGCATTCATTGCCACCGAAGATATTGGTAAAATACGTCCGGACGGAAGTTTTGAAGTGCTGGGGCGCCTGGATAATTCAGCCCTGAGAGGTTGCAGTCTCATGGTGAGCTAG